In Syntrophales bacterium, one genomic interval encodes:
- a CDS encoding hydantoinase/oxoprolinase family protein codes for MILGIDVGGTHTDAVLIKGRTILHKVKVLTDREDIGRSLVHAATLIIDAAQPARLERAVLSTTISTNAIVENTISPVAMILAHGPGIPPSLLAVGEHSRFISGYVNHRGISVVPVDRSEVESIVCDLQEQGIHHVGIVGKFSPRNPGIELDIEAIAGSGFKHVSLGHRMSGNLNYPRRIATTFLNAAVWNICREFISIITASVGRFARKFPLYILKADGGTLDIHQSLHYPVQTILSGPAASIMGILSLSECRDDAVALDIGGTTTDIALLADGVPLLEPQGVTIANHKTLIRGLRTRSIGVGGDSAVVYEQGTFVIGPERLGPAAAFGGPGPTPTDAMIVLGLVSRGDRMKAVDALRPLAEKAGCSVEKTAEGIFDGACRKIAVAATEMIGAVNNQPVYTVHELLEGRILAPKVLYVAGGPAAAMAPRIGALISCTAVVPPDAEVANAVGAALARTTTELTLLADTEKRILTIVEEGIRRSIPADFSREEARSLCLDHLKKRAMAMGARKEDLVMEITEDQSFNMIRGFVTTGRNIRIRAQIKPGLIASVEQRRSS; via the coding sequence ATGATCTTGGGGATCGATGTGGGTGGAACGCATACCGATGCCGTCCTCATCAAGGGCAGGACGATTCTCCACAAGGTGAAGGTTCTCACCGACCGGGAGGATATCGGTCGTTCTCTTGTTCACGCGGCCACCCTGATTATCGACGCCGCGCAACCGGCACGCCTGGAGCGAGCGGTCCTCAGCACCACCATATCGACGAACGCGATCGTGGAAAACACAATAAGTCCCGTGGCCATGATTCTGGCTCATGGTCCCGGGATCCCGCCGTCGCTTCTTGCCGTCGGCGAGCACAGCCGGTTCATTTCCGGCTACGTGAACCACCGGGGTATTTCCGTGGTTCCCGTCGACCGGAGCGAGGTGGAAAGCATCGTTTGTGATCTTCAAGAGCAGGGGATCCACCATGTCGGCATTGTGGGCAAGTTTTCTCCCCGGAACCCGGGAATTGAGCTTGACATAGAGGCAATCGCGGGATCGGGATTCAAGCACGTGTCCCTTGGTCACCGCATGTCGGGAAATCTCAACTATCCCCGCCGGATCGCCACAACCTTCCTGAATGCGGCCGTCTGGAACATCTGTCGGGAGTTTATATCCATAATCACCGCTTCTGTCGGCCGTTTCGCAAGGAAGTTTCCTCTGTATATTCTGAAAGCGGACGGGGGTACCCTTGACATACACCAATCGTTGCATTACCCGGTACAGACGATCCTGTCCGGTCCCGCCGCGAGCATCATGGGAATTCTCAGCCTTTCGGAGTGCCGGGACGATGCCGTTGCCCTTGATATCGGCGGCACTACGACAGACATTGCCCTCCTTGCCGACGGTGTTCCTCTCCTGGAACCTCAAGGCGTCACCATCGCGAACCACAAAACGCTCATTCGAGGGCTTCGAACGCGGTCCATAGGTGTCGGTGGAGACAGTGCCGTCGTCTATGAACAGGGAACGTTCGTCATTGGTCCGGAACGGCTCGGACCTGCCGCCGCTTTCGGAGGCCCCGGTCCGACTCCCACGGACGCGATGATCGTTTTGGGTCTTGTTTCCAGAGGCGACAGAATGAAGGCCGTGGATGCCCTTCGCCCCCTGGCCGAAAAAGCGGGATGTTCTGTGGAGAAAACAGCTGAAGGAATCTTTGACGGAGCCTGCAGGAAGATTGCCGTTGCTGCGACCGAAATGATAGGTGCCGTTAATAATCAGCCCGTATACACTGTTCATGAGCTCCTGGAGGGCCGGATTCTGGCACCGAAAGTGCTTTATGTCGCAGGCGGGCCCGCGGCAGCCATGGCACCGCGTATCGGAGCCTTAATCAGCTGTACCGCCGTCGTTCCCCCCGATGCCGAGGTGGCCAATGCCGTCGGAGCCGCACTGGCTCGAACCACGACGGAGTTGACGCTGCTGGCGGATACGGAAAAAAGAATCCTGACGATCGTGGAGGAGGGCATCCGGCGTTCCATACCGGCAGATTTCAGCAGGGAGGAGGCACGTTCCCTGTGCCTGGACCATCTGAAAAAGAGAGCCATGGCCATGGGTGCCCGCAAAGAGGACCTTGTGATGGAGATTACGGAAGACCAGTCTTTTAACATGATTCGCGGATTTGTCACCACGGGCCGCAACATACGGATACGGGCCCAGATAAAACCGGGACTCATTGCAAGTGTCGAGCAAAGGAGGAGCTCATGA
- the gdhA gene encoding NADP-specific glutamate dehydrogenase — MLDFIKMCEECNPGEIEFLQAVTELVESVQPVLERHPEYRKARILERMVEPERMIIFRVPWIDDRGEVRVNRGYRIQMNGAIGPYKGGFRFHPTVNASILKFLAFEQVFKNALTTLPMGGGKGGSNFDPKGKSDLEVMRFCQSFMNELFRHLGANTDVPSGDIGVGAREIGYLFGTYRKLRNEFTGVLTGKRVEWGGSLIRPEATGYGVVYFAAEMLATRNETLEGKVCLVSGSGNVAQYTVEKLITLGAKAVTLSDSSGYIYDEAGIDRAKLDFVMRLKNVERGRIREYARRYPEAVYTPHDGTSGFNPLWNHRAHCAFPCATQNEINAQDARNLLNNGVYLVSEGANMPTVPGGVDLFVENRILYGPGKAANAGGVSVSGLEMTQNSLRLSWSREEVDNYLRRIMTAIHKSCLDAAETYGTPGNYVDGSNIAGFVKVAGAMLDQGVV, encoded by the coding sequence ATGCTTGATTTCATTAAAATGTGCGAAGAATGTAACCCGGGAGAAATTGAATTTTTACAAGCCGTCACAGAACTTGTCGAGTCGGTTCAGCCTGTCCTGGAACGGCATCCCGAATATCGCAAGGCCAGGATACTGGAACGGATGGTTGAGCCGGAGCGGATGATCATATTCCGCGTTCCCTGGATCGATGACCGGGGAGAGGTGCGGGTAAACCGCGGTTACCGCATCCAGATGAACGGTGCCATCGGACCCTACAAAGGAGGATTCCGGTTTCATCCCACTGTCAACGCGAGCATTCTCAAGTTCCTCGCCTTCGAACAGGTCTTTAAAAATGCCCTCACTACCCTTCCCATGGGCGGCGGTAAAGGAGGCTCAAATTTCGACCCCAAGGGAAAATCAGACCTTGAAGTCATGCGATTCTGCCAGAGTTTCATGAACGAACTGTTTCGACACCTGGGAGCCAATACGGACGTCCCGTCCGGTGATATCGGCGTAGGGGCCCGGGAAATCGGCTACCTTTTCGGGACTTACAGAAAATTGAGAAACGAGTTCACCGGCGTTCTCACAGGCAAACGCGTCGAATGGGGCGGCAGCCTGATCCGTCCTGAAGCAACGGGATACGGGGTCGTCTATTTCGCCGCAGAAATGCTGGCAACACGCAACGAGACCCTGGAGGGAAAGGTGTGCCTGGTATCCGGTTCCGGCAATGTGGCACAGTACACTGTAGAAAAACTCATCACTCTTGGAGCAAAGGCTGTCACTCTGTCCGATTCGTCGGGATACATCTACGACGAGGCCGGTATCGACCGGGCGAAGCTGGACTTTGTAATGCGCCTGAAAAACGTGGAACGGGGTCGCATCAGGGAGTATGCCCGGCGCTACCCCGAGGCGGTCTATACCCCCCACGACGGAACTTCCGGCTTCAACCCTCTCTGGAACCACAGGGCCCACTGCGCGTTCCCCTGCGCCACGCAAAACGAAATCAACGCCCAAGACGCCCGAAATCTTCTCAATAACGGCGTCTATCTCGTCAGCGAGGGAGCGAATATGCCCACCGTCCCCGGCGGAGTTGATCTGTTTGTGGAAAACAGGATTCTCTACGGGCCGGGCAAGGCGGCCAACGCGGGAGGTGTTTCCGTGTCGGGGCTCGAAATGACTCAAAACAGCCTCCGTCTGAGCTGGTCCCGGGAAGAGGTCGACAACTACCTCCGGCGGATCATGACCGCCATTCACAAATCCTGCCTGGATGCCGCCGAAACATACGGCACGCCGGGCAACTATGTGGACGGTTCCAATATAGCGGGATTCGTCAAGGTTGCCGGAGCCATGCTTGACCAGGGTGTCGTATGA
- a CDS encoding YajD family HNH nuclease, translating into MAGKCFGPGKRGSRLRPAGRGDTNKRPLDEVIRELKENARKTGGSDYREQSLSIHGLVCARCGRSFEQRDRRLLTVHHKDGNHHNNPADGSNWENLCVHCHDDIHSRGMLGDYLDGTGVGAEGEVVYRDSADSSGFGTLADKLRKTRSKG; encoded by the coding sequence GTGGCCGGAAAATGTTTTGGCCCCGGAAAAAGGGGAAGCCGTCTCCGTCCCGCGGGAAGAGGAGACACAAACAAACGTCCGCTGGACGAGGTCATCCGGGAACTGAAGGAAAACGCCAGAAAAACCGGTGGTTCGGATTACCGGGAACAGTCCCTGTCCATCCACGGTCTTGTCTGCGCCCGGTGCGGCAGGTCCTTCGAACAGAGAGACCGCAGGCTTCTGACGGTGCACCACAAAGACGGAAACCACCACAACAACCCCGCCGACGGCAGCAACTGGGAAAATTTATGCGTGCACTGCCACGACGACATTCACAGCCGGGGCATGCTGGGCGATTACCTTGACGGGACCGGCGTCGGTGCCGAGGGAGAGGTTGTCTATCGGGACAGTGCCGATTCTTCGGGATTCGGAACGCTGGCGGACAAACTGAGAAAAACCCGGAGCAAAGGCTGA
- a CDS encoding zinc ribbon domain-containing protein, whose translation MPIYDYHCGKCKKEFTVTRSISDRDKGVPACPKCKGKRQVSQLVSNFTAITSRKS comes from the coding sequence ATGCCGATCTATGACTACCATTGCGGGAAATGCAAGAAAGAATTTACCGTGACCAGAAGCATCAGTGATCGTGACAAGGGGGTGCCCGCCTGTCCAAAATGCAAGGGAAAGCGTCAGGTTTCCCAGCTTGTATCGAACTTTACGGCGATTACGAGCAGAAAGAGCTGA
- a CDS encoding NAD(+) synthase, whose product MNGNTFFNLYRHGFFRAALCVPEVRVADPAFNGAASVMLARRAAGEGALLALFPELGLSAYSNEDLFHQEALLTETVAVLHRTMEETADLNLVLVLGAPLKIDSLLFNCAIVLYRGNILGVAVKSYLPNYREYYEARQFSPAGGALSASITLCGRQDIPFGADLLFNVSNIPNFTMFIEIGEDLRVPVSPSNVAALAGATILGNLSASNITAGKSELHHTLVAGQSARCIAAYLCTAAGYGESTTDMAWDGHGIIYENGTFLAGTGRFSREAHVVCADIDLDRLSQDRMRTNSFAAGRNTWRDHTRRFRTISFDVDIPSGPMTLSREYSRFPYIPLEPEKRDIRCHEIFNIQTHSLAKRLEASGIENLVIGVSGGLDSSHALIVAARTMDLLHRPRSNIKAYTMPGFATSQKTYENSLRLMESLGVEAQEIDIRPSCLQMMKDIGHPFADGTKIYDTVFENIQAGERTSHLFRIANLRGGLVVGTADMSELALGWSTYGVGDHMAHYNVNAGIPKTLMIHLVRWVAGSNRFGPDTAVILEEILETGISPELVPGSAGQEPSQMTEAVVGPYELQDFNTFYITRFGYLPTKVAFMAYCAWRDRNRGSWPDIPEHRRNEYSIGEIKAWLLVYLNRFFKTSQFKRTCVPNSPKTHSGGSLSPRGDYRAPSDSEAAVWLDNAALIPETDDEQVQ is encoded by the coding sequence ATGAACGGGAACACGTTCTTCAATCTGTACCGCCATGGGTTCTTTCGGGCCGCTCTCTGCGTGCCCGAAGTGCGTGTTGCCGATCCGGCCTTCAACGGAGCCGCCTCGGTGATGCTCGCCCGCCGGGCAGCCGGAGAGGGGGCGTTGCTGGCGCTGTTCCCCGAACTGGGGCTTTCGGCCTATTCGAACGAGGATCTTTTCCATCAGGAAGCGCTCCTTACCGAAACAGTTGCCGTTCTGCACCGTACCATGGAAGAAACGGCAGACCTGAACCTGGTGCTTGTCCTGGGAGCGCCCCTTAAAATTGACAGCCTTCTTTTCAATTGCGCCATAGTTCTCTACCGGGGAAACATCCTGGGCGTGGCCGTGAAATCGTACCTTCCGAACTACAGGGAATATTACGAAGCGCGCCAGTTCTCGCCGGCCGGAGGGGCCCTGTCGGCATCGATCACGCTGTGCGGCCGGCAGGACATTCCCTTCGGTGCCGACCTGCTTTTCAATGTTTCAAATATCCCGAATTTTACCATGTTCATTGAAATCGGCGAGGATCTCCGGGTGCCTGTGTCTCCTTCGAATGTGGCGGCCCTGGCGGGCGCCACGATTCTTGGCAACCTGTCAGCATCGAATATCACCGCGGGGAAATCCGAGCTTCATCACACCCTGGTAGCGGGCCAGTCAGCCCGTTGCATCGCCGCCTACCTTTGCACGGCCGCGGGGTATGGAGAATCGACGACGGACATGGCCTGGGACGGTCACGGGATCATCTACGAGAACGGGACGTTCCTGGCCGGGACAGGGCGCTTTTCCCGGGAAGCCCATGTAGTCTGCGCTGATATAGACCTGGACCGGTTGTCGCAGGACCGGATGCGGACCAACAGCTTTGCCGCAGGCAGGAACACCTGGCGGGACCATACCCGTCGTTTCAGAACGATTTCCTTCGACGTGGACATTCCGTCGGGACCCATGACGTTGTCCCGCGAGTATTCCCGGTTCCCCTACATTCCACTGGAACCGGAAAAGAGAGACATCCGCTGTCATGAGATATTCAATATTCAAACCCACAGCCTGGCGAAACGGCTTGAAGCGTCGGGCATCGAAAACCTGGTGATAGGTGTGTCCGGGGGACTTGACTCCAGCCACGCCCTGATCGTGGCGGCCCGCACCATGGATCTGCTGCACCGGCCCCGGTCCAATATCAAGGCCTACACCATGCCGGGATTCGCCACGTCACAAAAGACCTACGAAAATTCCCTGCGTCTCATGGAGTCCCTGGGTGTCGAGGCACAGGAAATCGATATCAGGCCCAGCTGTCTCCAGATGATGAAAGACATCGGCCATCCCTTCGCGGACGGCACAAAAATCTATGATACCGTCTTTGAAAACATTCAGGCCGGGGAGCGGACATCCCATCTGTTCAGAATAGCCAACCTCCGCGGAGGGCTGGTGGTTGGAACGGCTGACATGAGTGAGCTGGCGTTGGGCTGGAGTACGTATGGGGTTGGAGACCACATGGCGCACTACAACGTGAACGCCGGCATTCCCAAGACACTCATGATCCACCTGGTCCGCTGGGTAGCGGGTTCAAACCGGTTCGGGCCGGATACGGCGGTGATACTTGAAGAAATTCTTGAAACGGGCATCAGTCCCGAACTGGTTCCGGGCTCCGCCGGGCAGGAGCCGTCACAGATGACGGAGGCCGTTGTGGGTCCCTATGAACTTCAGGATTTCAATACCTTTTACATAACCCGCTTCGGCTACCTTCCCACAAAGGTGGCTTTTATGGCCTATTGCGCCTGGCGTGACAGGAACAGGGGATCATGGCCGGATATCCCTGAACACCGGAGAAACGAGTACTCCATCGGGGAAATCAAAGCCTGGCTTCTGGTGTATCTGAACCGTTTTTTCAAGACGAGCCAGTTCAAGCGGACCTGCGTACCCAACAGTCCCAAGACGCATTCCGGGGGGTCCCTGTCACCCCGGGGTGATTACCGTGCTCCCAGTGACAGTGAAGCCGCAGTCTGGTTGGACAATGCCGCTCTGATACCCGAAACCGATGACGAACAGGTGCAATGA
- a CDS encoding recombination-associated protein RdgC, with amino-acid sequence MGFLQGTATFRRYRVVGELPSDFSTFLDRQIKLHAFRGLPAGPEDKSLGWTRIDNVLDTDFEYAGYLYGEYILFSLRIDRKILPPSLVRVKTMEAEQHCLREKGLKRLFREQRLEIKETIRGNLLQTAQPVPSFYEVCWNAYGGWLLFGSLSEKVAEEFEDLFKRTFSLKLLPFLPWDPVFLDDAVVRSLAALRQEGGRA; translated from the coding sequence ATGGGTTTTTTACAGGGAACGGCAACGTTCCGACGATATCGAGTCGTGGGGGAACTGCCCTCCGACTTCAGCACCTTTCTGGACAGGCAGATCAAACTTCACGCGTTCAGAGGGCTTCCCGCCGGACCGGAAGACAAAAGCCTGGGCTGGACGCGTATCGATAATGTTCTCGATACTGATTTCGAATACGCCGGTTACCTGTATGGTGAGTACATTCTCTTCTCGCTCCGGATCGACCGGAAAATACTGCCCCCTTCCCTGGTTCGCGTCAAAACCATGGAGGCGGAGCAGCACTGCCTCAGAGAAAAGGGACTCAAAAGACTCTTTCGAGAACAGCGCCTCGAAATAAAGGAAACCATACGGGGAAACCTCCTTCAGACAGCCCAGCCCGTTCCTTCTTTTTACGAGGTCTGCTGGAACGCTTACGGCGGTTGGCTTCTGTTCGGCTCCCTTTCGGAGAAGGTGGCCGAAGAGTTCGAGGATCTCTTCAAGCGTACTTTTTCGCTGAAGCTCCTTCCCTTCCTTCCATGGGATCCGGTTTTCCTCGATGACGCCGTTGTCCGTTCACTGGCGGCACTCAGGCAGGAAGGAGGCCGCGCCTGA
- a CDS encoding NAD(+)/NADH kinase, translated as MNVKRVGIIANTGKNSAAADSLKLGTWLTQRGIRVAYEEELARILDKESVPPAKLPGLSDMIVVFGGDGTLLRAARIVQGHNVPLLGINLGAFGFMTVVNLHEMFDTLERILAGDYELSRRMMLDAEIRDHHFSVLNDAVINRGNLSRMVNLETFVDDRYLATFKADGLIISTPTGSTAYSLSTGGPIVFPELDSMIITPICPHTLTNRPIVVPPESKVTVMLFSREEGATVTLDGQDSLVIASGETVTIKKSEHSVELFDSPNRDYMQVLRGKLGWGGIP; from the coding sequence ATGAATGTCAAGCGGGTGGGAATCATAGCCAACACGGGAAAGAACAGCGCCGCCGCCGATTCGCTGAAGCTGGGAACCTGGCTCACACAAAGGGGGATCAGGGTGGCCTACGAAGAAGAGCTTGCCAGGATTCTGGACAAAGAGAGTGTTCCCCCGGCGAAGCTTCCCGGTCTCTCTGATATGATCGTCGTCTTCGGCGGCGATGGAACGCTGTTGCGGGCAGCCCGCATCGTGCAGGGACACAATGTCCCCCTCCTGGGAATCAACCTGGGGGCCTTCGGCTTCATGACCGTGGTGAACCTCCATGAAATGTTCGACACCCTGGAGCGTATTCTCGCGGGCGACTATGAACTATCCAGACGCATGATGCTGGACGCCGAAATCAGGGACCACCATTTTTCAGTCCTCAATGACGCCGTCATAAACCGTGGCAATCTCTCACGCATGGTGAACCTGGAAACGTTCGTGGACGACCGGTACCTGGCGACCTTCAAGGCCGACGGCCTGATCATTTCCACCCCGACGGGATCAACGGCATACTCTCTTTCCACGGGAGGGCCCATTGTTTTCCCGGAACTCGATTCAATGATCATCACGCCCATCTGCCCCCATACCCTGACAAACAGACCCATCGTGGTACCTCCCGAATCGAAGGTAACGGTGATGCTGTTTTCCCGTGAGGAAGGGGCGACGGTCACCCTGGACGGCCAGGATTCCCTGGTCATAGCGTCCGGCGAGACGGTGACAATCAAAAAGTCGGAACACTCCGTTGAACTGTTTGATTCACCTAACCGCGACTACATGCAGGTGTTGCGCGGAAAACTTGGATGGGGCGGCATACCCTGA
- the recN gene encoding DNA repair protein RecN → MGRHTLNAMLNELYIENFAIIDSLHLSFPNGMTVLSGETGAGKSIIVGAVSILLGDRASSDLIRSSADSAVVEAQFDISANEAARNVLTELDMYDDDDLVIKRMLSRSGRNRILVNGRLATVSMLATITETLVNICGQHEHQVLLQRDSHIDILDEFGELMEERAEYSCHFNTYRSMEEELASMKAAARDRFQREELIRFQIDEIVTIAPVSGEDLQLADEKRILANARKLRELSEDAYGNLYGNEGSALEKLDRIRSMVAEIKALDPGLPLSKEILASIYFSLEDAALNLRNYLGGIIHDPRRLEEIDDRLELLGILKRKYGGSLEAALEKKESLSRELATMEHLEETIEAATTALGEKKEVLRGLARTLSDKRKKAARTLEQVVMTELKDLRMPGTIFAVVFSDDTGPEGDIPPLHGKGFDLVEFHLSANRGESLKPLHRVASGGELSRIVLALKKVLVHNASAETVIFDEVDSGIGGAAAEMVGAKLRDIARRHQVVCITHLPQIASFAETHFLVTKDVAKGRTMAGVRKISEGERVEEIARMLGGVELTDTTRKHAREMMHRASREG, encoded by the coding sequence ATGGGGCGGCATACCCTGAACGCGATGCTGAATGAACTGTACATCGAAAATTTTGCCATCATCGACTCCCTGCACCTGTCATTCCCGAACGGCATGACCGTCCTCTCAGGGGAGACGGGCGCGGGAAAATCGATCATCGTGGGGGCAGTGAGCATCCTTCTGGGAGACCGCGCTTCCAGTGACCTGATACGGTCTTCGGCGGATTCGGCCGTGGTGGAGGCCCAGTTCGATATCAGCGCCAACGAGGCGGCACGAAACGTGCTGACAGAACTTGACATGTATGACGATGACGACCTGGTCATCAAGAGAATGCTCAGCCGCTCCGGCAGGAACAGGATTCTGGTAAACGGGAGGCTCGCCACGGTGAGCATGCTTGCGACAATCACCGAGACCCTGGTGAATATCTGCGGCCAGCACGAACACCAGGTCCTGCTCCAGCGGGACAGCCACATCGATATCCTCGACGAGTTCGGAGAATTGATGGAGGAGAGAGCGGAATATTCCTGTCATTTCAATACATATCGCTCCATGGAAGAGGAACTCGCGTCCATGAAAGCCGCCGCCCGGGACCGGTTCCAGCGGGAAGAACTGATCCGGTTCCAGATCGATGAAATAGTGACGATCGCTCCCGTGAGCGGCGAGGACCTTCAACTGGCTGATGAGAAAAGGATCCTCGCCAATGCCCGGAAACTGCGGGAACTTTCCGAGGACGCCTATGGAAACCTCTACGGAAACGAAGGGTCCGCACTGGAAAAGCTGGACCGGATCCGGAGCATGGTGGCCGAAATCAAGGCCCTGGACCCGGGACTTCCACTGAGCAAAGAAATCCTGGCCTCCATCTATTTCAGCCTCGAGGACGCGGCCCTGAACCTGCGCAATTACCTGGGCGGCATCATCCATGATCCCCGCCGGCTTGAGGAAATCGATGACCGCCTGGAACTCCTGGGCATACTCAAGCGTAAATACGGGGGATCTCTGGAGGCGGCCCTGGAAAAAAAGGAGAGCCTGTCCCGTGAGCTGGCGACCATGGAGCACCTGGAAGAAACCATCGAAGCCGCAACGACTGCTCTGGGCGAAAAGAAAGAGGTCCTCCGGGGATTGGCGCGGACCCTTTCGGACAAGCGGAAAAAAGCGGCCCGAACCCTGGAGCAGGTCGTCATGACCGAATTGAAAGATCTTCGCATGCCGGGCACCATCTTTGCCGTTGTCTTCTCTGACGACACGGGGCCTGAAGGTGACATACCGCCGCTTCACGGGAAAGGATTCGACCTGGTGGAGTTTCATCTCTCCGCCAACAGGGGAGAAAGTCTCAAACCGCTGCATCGCGTCGCTTCCGGGGGCGAGTTGTCCCGTATCGTTCTGGCGCTTAAAAAAGTACTTGTCCATAACGCTTCGGCCGAAACAGTCATCTTCGACGAAGTGGACAGCGGGATCGGTGGGGCGGCGGCGGAGATGGTCGGCGCCAAGCTCCGGGACATAGCACGGCGCCACCAGGTGGTCTGCATAACCCATCTTCCCCAGATAGCCAGTTTTGCCGAGACGCACTTCCTGGTAACCAAGGACGTTGCAAAAGGCCGGACAATGGCGGGGGTACGAAAGATCAGCGAAGGCGAGCGCGTCGAAGAAATAGCCCGCATGCTGGGTGGCGTCGAACTGACAGACACAACACGGAAACACGCCCGGGAAATGATGCACCGGGCATCCCGGGAAGGATAA
- a CDS encoding N-acetyltransferase, which translates to MLRKAKISDVKDIHKMINESAIRGEMLPRSLMELYGYLRDYFVYCPDDGSTVVGVCAMHIFWENLAEVRSLFVLPEYRRRGIATKLVEACVSDAITLDLYRVFTLTNQEHFFKRIGFVDVEKTALPEKIWTECIKCPKYPDYCDEIPLIIEP; encoded by the coding sequence ATGCTTCGTAAAGCAAAAATCAGTGACGTCAAAGATATTCACAAAATGATCAACGAATCGGCCATTCGCGGCGAAATGCTGCCTCGATCGCTTATGGAGCTTTACGGTTACCTGCGTGATTATTTTGTTTATTGTCCTGACGATGGTTCAACCGTCGTCGGCGTGTGCGCCATGCATATTTTCTGGGAAAACCTGGCCGAAGTCAGGTCCCTCTTTGTACTTCCCGAATACCGGCGGCGCGGCATCGCCACAAAGCTGGTAGAAGCCTGTGTGTCCGACGCCATTACCCTGGACCTCTACCGTGTCTTCACCCTGACTAATCAGGAACACTTTTTCAAGCGTATCGGATTTGTCGATGTGGAGAAGACCGCCCTCCCGGAAAAAATATGGACGGAATGCATCAAGTGCCCGAAATATCCTGATTATTGCGATGAAATTCCTCTGATCATAGAGCCATGA
- a CDS encoding MltA domain-containing protein produces MKIPGNYRDGARGGTRTFRVPVLSGLFLALIIVVGCATKPAPLPHIDEPERSHLVLVDEDRWPDFTDDMGGDSLRTAIDRSLIYYNRLPEDRIFRMGDATYSLEEMKDSLLLLRNMLESDPTPTELRHRLRETFDLYQSLGQGGDGSVLFTGYYEPILRGSREKTDVYRYPIYRTPDDHRVIHLGRFHSKYEGERIIARIEEGTVLPYFTRGEIDIEGRLEGRELEIVWTDDPVDLFFMHIQGSGTIVLDGGEVIQVSYDQANGRAYRSLGRHLARQGVLTLAAVSLQGIRDYLRSSNDMMTLMAHNESYIFFRVVDDGPRGALDVTITAGRTIATDPALFPRGGLALVTLKKPVINRAGRIDAWVPFSRLVLNQDAGGAIKGPGRVDLFFGTGDEAGLMAGYMKEYGTLYFLVKKR; encoded by the coding sequence GTGAAGATTCCGGGGAACTACAGAGACGGCGCGCGAGGAGGAACACGGACGTTCCGGGTCCCCGTTCTGTCGGGGCTCTTCCTCGCTCTCATCATCGTGGTCGGCTGCGCGACAAAGCCGGCTCCTCTACCTCATATCGATGAACCCGAACGGAGTCACCTTGTTCTCGTTGACGAAGACCGGTGGCCCGATTTCACGGACGATATGGGCGGGGATTCTCTCAGGACCGCCATCGATCGTTCTCTTATATATTACAACCGCCTTCCGGAGGACCGGATTTTTCGCATGGGCGACGCAACCTACAGTCTCGAGGAGATGAAAGATTCTCTTCTCCTGCTTCGGAACATGCTGGAATCGGACCCCACACCGACGGAATTGCGGCATCGCCTGCGGGAAACCTTCGACCTTTACCAGAGCCTGGGGCAGGGCGGTGACGGAAGCGTCCTCTTCACGGGCTACTACGAACCCATTCTCAGGGGATCCCGCGAAAAAACCGATGTCTATCGCTATCCCATTTACCGCACGCCTGATGATCACAGGGTGATTCACCTGGGCCGATTCCACAGCAAGTATGAGGGTGAACGGATTATCGCCCGCATTGAAGAAGGAACTGTCCTCCCCTATTTCACACGGGGGGAAATCGATATTGAAGGCCGCCTCGAAGGTCGTGAACTGGAAATCGTCTGGACCGACGACCCCGTGGACCTCTTTTTCATGCATATCCAAGGTTCCGGAACCATCGTCCTCGACGGCGGGGAAGTGATCCAGGTCAGCTACGACCAGGCCAATGGGCGCGCCTACCGGAGTCTGGGGCGGCATCTCGCCCGGCAAGGAGTTCTGACTCTGGCCGCCGTATCGCTCCAGGGTATCAGGGACTACCTTCGCTCATCGAACGATATGATGACGTTGATGGCCCATAATGAAAGCTACATTTTCTTCAGAGTTGTCGACGACGGTCCCCGGGGTGCTCTCGATGTCACCATAACGGCGGGCCGCACCATAGCCACGGATCCCGCGCTTTTCCCCCGAGGGGGTCTCGCCCTCGTAACATTGAAGAAACCGGTCATCAACAGGGCGGGGCGTATCGACGCCTGGGTACCCTTTTCGCGGCTCGTTCTGAACCAGGACGCCGGTGGTGCCATCAAGGGCCCCGGGAGGGTGGATCTTTTCTTTGGAACCGGCGACGAGGCAGGCCTCATGGCGGGATACATGAAAGAATACGGAACACTCTACTTCCTGGTGAAAAAGCGCTGA